A genomic stretch from Desulfurococcaceae archaeon MEX13E-LK6-19 includes:
- a CDS encoding ABC transporter permease, translating to MRHFKTLLWKELRSIIRDPKMLIAMFIVPIVLVAAIYGGMGYLMRTSFEEAKRAAGYVAVIDEDKGNWSSLFIDFLEKNASAKVYLVDNPIEAYEKYGVKVAILIPKGFSQNLTNNIPAHVKIYMIATSLSFTELGIGGRASEYVYSFADNISRTIAIKHGIPQDFIKTPIRTTPVILIASRNIEMRPEELFGTIFLLSIGTPLIALILVSMIVQFAATSMAVEKEEKMLETLLSLPVKRTTILGVKLLVPIVISLIFGGIYGFIMIYYLFYMSTAPMAEENTTGGEESVSVNITIPPEMLPYLALSLIGGIILGLIIALVLSMFVEDVRTAQMVSGYVIMPLIVALILPMFLDVSALGSSGRLAIALIPFINMAMLPKFMVLGYDYEALIASISNPIYALALLGITAKLISTERIFTAKLFQRKARRRS from the coding sequence ATGAGACACTTCAAGACACTTCTATGGAAAGAACTACGTAGTATAATAAGAGATCCAAAGATGTTAATAGCAATGTTCATAGTGCCAATAGTACTCGTCGCAGCAATATATGGTGGTATGGGCTATTTAATGAGAACCAGTTTTGAAGAAGCAAAGAGGGCTGCAGGCTACGTCGCGGTTATAGATGAAGATAAAGGCAACTGGAGTTCATTATTCATTGATTTCTTAGAGAAAAACGCTAGTGCAAAAGTGTATTTAGTAGATAATCCTATTGAAGCATATGAAAAGTACGGAGTAAAAGTTGCAATACTCATTCCCAAAGGATTTAGTCAAAATCTAACCAATAACATTCCAGCTCACGTAAAAATCTATATGATAGCCACATCACTATCGTTTACAGAACTTGGTATAGGTGGTAGAGCATCAGAATACGTATACTCATTCGCTGATAATATATCTAGAACCATTGCCATAAAACATGGAATACCTCAAGACTTTATTAAAACACCGATAAGAACAACACCAGTGATATTAATTGCTTCGCGGAATATTGAAATGAGACCCGAGGAATTATTTGGGACAATATTCTTGTTATCAATAGGAACACCGTTGATAGCACTTATCCTTGTCAGCATGATCGTCCAGTTTGCGGCGACAAGCATGGCTGTAGAGAAAGAAGAGAAGATGCTTGAAACACTATTGAGTCTTCCAGTAAAGAGGACGACTATTCTCGGAGTAAAACTGCTTGTCCCCATAGTTATATCGTTGATCTTTGGAGGAATCTATGGTTTCATAATGATATACTATCTCTTCTATATGTCGACAGCACCAATGGCTGAAGAGAATACTACAGGAGGGGAAGAAAGTGTATCAGTAAATATAACTATACCACCTGAAATGCTGCCATATCTTGCTCTATCTCTTATAGGAGGGATTATTCTAGGTCTGATAATAGCGTTGGTTTTGAGTATGTTTGTAGAAGATGTAAGAACTGCACAGATGGTAAGCGGGTATGTTATCATGCCACTTATTGTCGCGTTAATCTTGCCGATGTTCCTTGATGTAAGTGCATTGGGGAGCTCGGGCAGGCTTGCTATAGCGCTTATCCCATTTATTAACATGGCAATGCTGCCGAAGTTCATGGTTTTAGGATATGACTATGAAGCATTAATTGCTAGTATATCTAATCCAATCTATGCACTAGCTCTACTAGGAATAACGGCAAAATTAATATCGACTGAAAGGATCTTCACGGCAAAATTGTTCCAGAGAAAAGCTAGGCGCCGCTCCTAA
- a CDS encoding ABC transporter ATP-binding protein yields the protein MAEEIVVVRDLVKIYAKNVKAVDNISFKVHEGEIYGLIGPNGAGKTTTLRIMATILEPTSGDVLIAGYSVTKEPDNVRKIISYLPEEAGGYKYLTGLEFLEFIASFYFSDKDIIRKTVIEGAKLSGLGEALNKKIKTYSKGMLRRLLVAKTLMVKPKVAILDEPTSGLDVVNAVKVREAIKSYAKEYGVTVVLSSHNMLEVEYLCDRIGIIHKGKLLIEGRPDELKEKFDAKNLEEVFTRLVGEEQ from the coding sequence TTGGCTGAGGAGATAGTTGTTGTAAGGGATCTTGTGAAGATATATGCTAAGAACGTAAAAGCAGTTGATAACATCTCCTTTAAGGTACATGAAGGAGAGATTTATGGTCTTATAGGACCTAATGGTGCTGGTAAAACAACTACATTGAGAATAATGGCCACAATTCTCGAGCCAACATCAGGAGATGTATTGATCGCTGGATATAGTGTCACGAAAGAACCTGATAACGTACGGAAGATAATTAGTTATCTCCCGGAAGAAGCCGGTGGGTACAAGTATTTAACTGGTCTAGAGTTTCTCGAATTCATAGCATCGTTCTATTTTAGTGATAAAGATATTATTAGAAAAACAGTTATTGAAGGTGCTAAACTAAGTGGTCTAGGAGAGGCTTTGAATAAGAAAATAAAGACTTATAGCAAAGGAATGCTTAGGCGATTACTTGTAGCAAAAACACTCATGGTTAAACCAAAAGTCGCTATTCTCGATGAACCTACTAGCGGTCTTGATGTTGTAAATGCGGTGAAAGTTAGAGAGGCAATAAAATCATATGCAAAGGAATATGGGGTAACAGTTGTCTTATCAAGTCATAACATGCTTGAAGTAGAGTATCTTTGTGATCGCATAGGTATTATTCATAAAGGCAAATTGCTTATCGAGGGAAGACCCGATGAGTTGAAGGAGAAGTTCGACGCGAAAAACCTAGAAGAAGTATTCACCCGTCTTGTAGGTGAGGAGCAATGA
- a CDS encoding DUF711 family protein yields MRKPVIRSVTVFTRRIDDWGRGFIKHVIEEAEDLLVKSIDELKERGYSVWTKRISFPQPPPSAYEHLPSLLTEFVSGDIMVSIGGLLIERIQVKILMELLEKGFYVPLIPRNETDFLNVAELLHVVANINPIYCSQIALSLTRATIETPYFPLSTSINGLGVGIALLYPNLLRDVYSKRGLRGLRKAIRAIETDLIDALSQIKTRIGIDFSISPWMEESVANLVTAITGALPNEPGFINGIAILNNILREVTSGKPHAIGYNEVMLPLAEDDGLKEISFKNNIKARDFLLFSSVCITGPDMIVVPWDKNKLTRYILDARSIAIVKRKIMGLRVIPVEDKEPGDIIDLGKFGKVPVIPY; encoded by the coding sequence TTGAGAAAACCAGTAATCCGTAGTGTCACCGTGTTTACAAGAAGAATAGATGACTGGGGACGAGGATTTATTAAGCATGTTATTGAGGAAGCAGAAGATCTTCTTGTCAAATCTATTGACGAATTAAAAGAAAGAGGTTATAGTGTTTGGACAAAAAGAATAAGTTTCCCACAACCACCTCCATCGGCATATGAACATCTTCCATCTTTACTTACTGAATTCGTATCAGGAGACATAATGGTGAGCATAGGAGGTTTATTGATAGAAAGAATCCAAGTGAAAATACTAATGGAGCTTCTAGAAAAAGGATTTTACGTACCGTTGATACCACGTAACGAAACTGATTTCCTAAATGTAGCCGAACTACTTCATGTAGTAGCCAACATAAATCCTATTTACTGTTCTCAAATCGCTTTATCACTTACAAGAGCAACAATAGAAACACCCTATTTCCCATTATCAACTAGTATAAACGGATTAGGTGTTGGTATAGCCCTACTTTACCCCAACTTGCTGAGAGATGTATATAGCAAAAGAGGATTACGTGGGTTAAGGAAAGCCATTCGAGCCATAGAAACAGATCTTATCGATGCCCTTTCGCAAATAAAAACACGTATCGGAATAGACTTCTCCATTAGCCCATGGATGGAGGAGAGCGTAGCAAATCTTGTGACCGCAATAACAGGTGCTTTACCCAATGAACCCGGCTTCATAAACGGAATAGCCATTCTGAACAATATACTAAGAGAAGTCACAAGCGGAAAACCGCATGCAATTGGTTATAATGAGGTAATGCTGCCATTAGCTGAAGATGATGGACTGAAAGAAATATCATTCAAAAATAATATCAAAGCAAGAGATTTCCTCTTATTCTCATCAGTATGTATTACAGGTCCCGACATGATTGTTGTTCCATGGGATAAGAACAAGCTTACAAGATACATTCTTGATGCAAGATCAATAGCCATTGTAAAGAGGAAAATCATGGGGCTAAGAGTTATACCTGTTGAAGATAAAGAACCCGGTGATATCATCGATCTAGGCAAGTTCGGCAAGGTCCCCGTGATCCCATACTAA
- a CDS encoding ParB N-terminal domain-containing protein: MALSRLKLDTWRDIERRIPYIIKFLSRDYTLRFVGKRKLNPQRLYSTESGLESDKLGIVLKAMLYEGYDAPIIVILGYMGRLYIFDGHHRSRVSLWLDKLVDAYLIEAPSYKPRIMMPLKDTPIVNPPVTPSDPVAATWKHIINIIGFLEARHKSIAKLWREQVSIDNLIATQPLAKPVTKFYGPEVPPVLVYKYYDKYYVVDGHTRVCAALLSGCNKVEAIVFTLNKPIGLIETSKYFGEPKFTSSYCYKKAFKKT, encoded by the coding sequence ATGGCTCTCAGTAGATTAAAACTCGATACATGGCGCGATATAGAGCGGAGGATACCCTACATAATAAAATTCTTGAGCAGAGATTATACCCTGCGTTTTGTAGGAAAGAGAAAGCTTAACCCACAAAGGCTGTATTCTACTGAATCTGGCCTAGAGAGTGATAAACTAGGTATTGTCCTCAAGGCAATGCTCTATGAGGGATATGATGCACCGATAATTGTCATACTAGGCTATATGGGTAGACTCTACATATTTGATGGACATCATAGATCTAGAGTTTCCCTATGGTTAGATAAACTAGTTGATGCATACCTTATTGAAGCACCAAGCTATAAGCCACGCATAATGATGCCATTAAAGGATACACCAATAGTGAATCCCCCTGTGACACCAAGCGATCCTGTTGCTGCAACTTGGAAACATATAATTAATATCATAGGATTCCTAGAAGCACGCCACAAATCTATAGCTAAATTATGGAGAGAACAAGTAAGTATAGACAACCTTATTGCAACTCAACCTCTCGCGAAACCCGTAACAAAATTCTATGGACCCGAGGTCCCACCCGTTCTTGTCTATAAATACTATGACAAGTATTATGTTGTTGATGGCCATACACGTGTATGTGCAGCATTACTTAGTGGATGCAATAAGGTTGAAGCTATTGTATTCACGTTAAACAAGCCTATAGGTCTTATCGAAACAAGCAAGTATTTTGGAGAACCAAAGTTTACGAGTAGTTATTGTTATAAAAAGGCTTTCAAGAAAACTTAG
- the twy1 gene encoding 4-demethylwyosine synthase TYW1, protein MRLSIDWDEIRRKREEFWKSSPAYQRIYEILKKQGYHIIGTIGAIKRCYWTKEALVRRRFCYKCLWYGIESHRCIQMTPVVAWCWNRCLHCWRLQPEDIGMEWDETKPPVIDDPEVLVEESIIEFRKVVSGFKGNPRVDPKMYEEALQPNQAAISLAGEPTLYPRIGELIREYKKRGFSTFLVTHAYRPDVLASLEEEPSQLYISLESWNKKMYMEFNRPIVPGAWDLVLKTIELVPSFKAPTVFRITIIKGFNMSDKDAEGFAKLIEKGNPTYVEVKAYMYMGRSRGRLSAESMPSHEEVREFAKKLAEKTGYMVLSESIPSRIVLLSRVKKPKRFGKGCPGGVEEPEKWCSPLSKEYEELKEAG, encoded by the coding sequence TTGAGACTTAGTATTGACTGGGATGAAATTAGAAGGAAACGTGAAGAATTTTGGAAGAGCAGTCCCGCATATCAGAGGATATACGAGATCCTGAAAAAACAAGGTTACCATATAATAGGAACCATAGGGGCAATAAAGAGATGCTATTGGACGAAAGAGGCACTTGTTAGACGGAGATTCTGTTATAAGTGCTTATGGTATGGTATCGAAAGTCACCGTTGTATACAGATGACACCAGTTGTAGCCTGGTGCTGGAATAGATGTCTGCATTGTTGGAGACTTCAGCCAGAAGATATCGGTATGGAATGGGATGAAACAAAACCACCAGTCATAGATGACCCAGAGGTACTTGTCGAAGAGAGTATTATTGAATTCAGGAAAGTTGTTAGTGGATTCAAAGGCAATCCTCGTGTAGACCCCAAAATGTATGAAGAAGCACTACAGCCAAATCAAGCAGCCATTAGTCTTGCTGGCGAACCCACACTCTATCCAAGAATAGGTGAACTCATAAGAGAATACAAGAAGAGAGGATTTTCAACATTTCTAGTTACACATGCTTATAGACCTGATGTATTAGCCAGTCTTGAAGAAGAACCTAGCCAGCTCTATATTAGTCTTGAGTCATGGAACAAGAAGATGTATATGGAGTTTAATAGACCTATAGTCCCGGGTGCATGGGATCTTGTTTTGAAAACTATTGAACTTGTTCCATCATTTAAAGCACCAACAGTATTTAGAATAACTATAATCAAGGGCTTCAATATGAGTGACAAAGATGCTGAAGGATTTGCTAAACTTATTGAAAAAGGTAATCCTACTTACGTTGAAGTAAAAGCGTACATGTACATGGGAAGAAGTAGAGGTAGGTTGTCAGCAGAAAGTATGCCTTCGCATGAAGAAGTAAGAGAATTTGCCAAGAAACTAGCAGAAAAAACCGGCTACATGGTATTATCGGAGAGTATTCCTAGTAGAATAGTATTGCTTAGCAGAGTCAAGAAGCCAAAGAGGTTTGGCAAAGGTTGTCCTGGCGGGGTGGAAGAACCGGAGAAATGGTGTTCACCTTTATCCAAGGAATACGAGGAATTAAAGGAAGCTGGCTAA
- a CDS encoding helix-turn-helix domain-containing protein has protein sequence MSERKTAKEIVLEVLKKEKRPLTPKEIQKITGLNYNTIRGRLQDLKREGLAVRTESGWMYKEYVKK, from the coding sequence ATGTCTGAGAGAAAGACTGCCAAGGAGATCGTATTAGAGGTACTTAAAAAAGAGAAAAGACCCCTAACACCTAAAGAGATCCAGAAAATAACTGGCTTAAACTACAATACAATAAGGGGCAGATTACAGGATCTCAAGAGAGAAGGACTTGCTGTTAGAACAGAGAGTGGATGGATGTACAAGGAATACGTTAAAAAATAA
- a CDS encoding phenylalanine--tRNA ligase subunit alpha: protein MGVNSLEKITVTPRQYKIIEELVDKTDFVELSAVARKIGLRIEDLMRDLAELEAKELVVISRKTIEKIVLTDEAKFVLEKGFPEEIVYRAVEKCVGKRVDEFIDCVVRETGIDKEHATIGFQYLVKGKCLRVINGLVEYSSQQECVNIIENAGFLKSVLKNILAGGKASPDIIKVLKRRKMVTVEKSSVVLVKPTDKLKNLWSKKAIEKAELVTVVTPELVEKGLFDKIMIKEFDLSVTPPRMRIARKNPYMEFLDLAREILVSMGFEEVKGPHVELEFWNFDALFQAQDHPAREIHDTFFLETSFRGKVVEELLERARRIHEKGWKYKWSVDKALTPVLRTQTTAVSARIIYERGPGEYRCFTIDRVFRPETLDAKHAMEFYQLDGIIVGKNVSFKDLLAFFREFAAALGIKEIWFKPGYFPFTEPSVEGFIKHPKLGWVEVFPGGVFRPEVMEILGAGSVRAVAWGIGIDRVAMTVLGIEDIRDLFSPDLDFLEKLRTPTLPYFLRKTSAQEVKVVKAPF, encoded by the coding sequence ATAGGTGTTAATAGTTTGGAGAAGATTACTGTAACTCCTAGGCAGTACAAGATAATAGAAGAACTTGTGGACAAAACCGATTTTGTTGAGCTAAGTGCTGTTGCTAGGAAGATTGGGTTAAGAATAGAAGACTTGATGAGGGATCTAGCTGAGCTTGAAGCTAAAGAGCTTGTCGTTATTTCAAGAAAAACCATTGAGAAAATAGTACTCACTGATGAAGCGAAGTTTGTTCTTGAAAAAGGATTCCCCGAAGAAATAGTTTACAGAGCAGTGGAGAAGTGTGTAGGAAAAAGAGTTGATGAATTTATTGATTGTGTCGTAAGAGAAACTGGTATTGATAAAGAGCATGCTACTATAGGGTTCCAATACCTTGTCAAAGGGAAATGCTTGAGAGTAATTAATGGTCTTGTAGAGTACTCCTCTCAGCAAGAATGTGTCAACATTATTGAAAACGCAGGTTTCCTCAAATCAGTGCTGAAAAACATACTGGCAGGCGGAAAAGCGTCGCCAGATATAATTAAGGTTCTTAAACGTAGGAAAATGGTTACAGTCGAGAAATCAAGTGTAGTACTTGTAAAGCCCACTGATAAACTCAAGAACTTATGGAGTAAGAAAGCGATTGAGAAAGCTGAACTAGTAACAGTCGTTACTCCTGAGTTAGTGGAAAAGGGATTATTTGATAAGATTATGATCAAAGAATTTGATTTATCGGTTACACCGCCAAGAATGCGCATTGCTAGGAAGAATCCTTACATGGAGTTCCTCGATCTAGCTAGAGAAATACTTGTATCAATGGGTTTTGAAGAAGTGAAAGGGCCACATGTTGAGCTCGAGTTCTGGAATTTCGATGCACTATTCCAGGCGCAGGATCATCCTGCACGAGAAATCCATGATACATTCTTTCTCGAGACAAGTTTCCGTGGCAAGGTAGTAGAGGAATTATTGGAAAGAGCAAGACGCATACATGAAAAAGGATGGAAGTATAAATGGAGTGTAGACAAAGCACTAACACCTGTCTTGAGAACTCAAACTACAGCTGTTTCAGCCAGGATAATATATGAGAGAGGTCCAGGAGAATATAGATGCTTCACCATCGACAGAGTGTTTAGGCCTGAAACTCTTGACGCGAAACACGCAATGGAGTTCTACCAGTTGGATGGAATTATTGTAGGGAAGAACGTATCGTTCAAGGATCTTCTTGCATTCTTCAGAGAGTTTGCAGCAGCACTAGGTATAAAGGAGATATGGTTCAAGCCAGGATACTTCCCATTTACCGAGCCTAGTGTTGAAGGCTTCATTAAGCATCCTAAACTCGGTTGGGTAGAGGTGTTCCCAGGAGGAGTATTTAGACCCGAGGTAATGGAGATTCTCGGGGCAGGCAGTGTTAGGGCGGTGGCATGGGGTATAGGCATAGATAGAGTTGCTATGACAGTCCTCGGAATAGAGGATATAAGAGACCTGTTCTCGCCGGACCTAGACTTCCTAGAGAAATTAAGAACACCAACACTACCCTACTTCCTACGGAAAACAAGCGCCCAAGAAGTAAAAGTCGTGAAAGCACCATTTTAA
- a CDS encoding ParB N-terminal domain-containing protein → MGLSNAYEIKTPLITLKITIEEVKKLHIHEEIIPEILDWLVEKIKKDKFFKDPIIVDEKTLVVLDGMHRVAATEKLGFPYIPVCLVDYDNPNIKLGSWCRIIKKGPGNFDNILEIIKSLGFSLQEVQKDEIFDLLKERKAISIATYGEKYISIIYPEKDIKKIYDLIKKIEEKLKEEGYEIGYVTEDEALSMASKKEVIASLITPTVTKQEVREVALRGEVFTHKTTRHVIPARPLNINIPLNWLTGEIPLEEARKKLVDLLSNKKIKRLPPGTVLDRKYEEELYVFE, encoded by the coding sequence ATGGGATTGTCTAATGCATACGAGATAAAAACGCCATTAATTACATTAAAAATAACTATTGAGGAAGTAAAGAAACTACATATCCACGAAGAAATAATTCCAGAAATTCTTGACTGGCTAGTAGAGAAAATAAAGAAAGACAAATTCTTCAAGGACCCGATCATAGTCGATGAAAAAACTCTTGTAGTACTCGACGGCATGCATCGTGTCGCTGCAACAGAAAAACTAGGATTCCCATACATACCAGTATGTCTTGTTGACTACGATAATCCCAACATAAAACTAGGCTCATGGTGTAGAATAATCAAGAAGGGTCCAGGGAATTTCGATAACATACTTGAAATAATTAAGAGTCTAGGCTTTAGCCTACAAGAAGTACAGAAAGATGAAATATTTGATCTATTAAAGGAGAGGAAAGCAATCTCAATAGCCACTTATGGAGAAAAATACATTAGTATAATTTATCCTGAAAAAGACATAAAGAAAATATACGATCTAATAAAAAAGATTGAGGAAAAACTCAAAGAAGAAGGCTACGAGATTGGCTACGTCACCGAAGACGAAGCTCTCTCTATGGCGTCTAAAAAAGAGGTTATAGCATCTTTGATCACACCAACAGTTACAAAACAAGAAGTAAGAGAAGTTGCTTTACGCGGAGAGGTATTCACTCATAAAACAACAAGACACGTCATACCCGCGAGACCACTCAACATAAACATACCGTTAAACTGGTTGACTGGAGAAATACCTCTCGAAGAAGCTAGGAAGAAATTAGTGGACTTGTTATCGAATAAAAAGATAAAAAGACTGCCACCCGGCACTGTTCTTGATAGAAAATATGAAGAAGAACTTTATGTATTTGAGTAA
- a CDS encoding hydroxyacid dehydrogenase: MKVLVAAPIHPEAIEKLKQEGFEVVYKEYPSEEELIELVKDVDALIVRSKPVVTKKVIDAAEKLKVIGRAGVGIDNIDVEAAKAKGIEVVNTPGAPTRSVAELAIGLMIDVLRKIAFSDRKMREGKWPKKEALGHELYGKTLGVIGMGRIGREVARIAYYGFNMKILYYDVVRCSKEFEEELKMKYVDLDTLLKESDIVTIHVPLVKETYHLIDENKLKLMKKTAILINTARGAVVDTNALVKALKEGWIAGAGLDVYEEEPLPPDHPLRQLDNVVLTPHIGANTWEAQERAGMQIVEKIIEILKKKT, encoded by the coding sequence ATGAAGGTTCTCGTTGCAGCACCTATACATCCTGAAGCAATAGAGAAGCTGAAGCAAGAAGGTTTCGAGGTAGTATACAAAGAATATCCCAGTGAAGAAGAATTAATAGAGCTCGTCAAAGACGTAGATGCATTGATTGTAAGAAGTAAACCTGTTGTAACAAAGAAAGTGATTGACGCTGCCGAGAAACTAAAAGTTATAGGTAGAGCGGGTGTCGGTATAGATAACATTGATGTTGAGGCAGCTAAAGCAAAAGGTATAGAAGTAGTTAACACTCCAGGGGCACCAACTAGAAGTGTTGCAGAGTTAGCAATAGGGTTAATGATAGATGTTTTGAGAAAGATAGCGTTCTCCGACAGAAAAATGAGAGAAGGTAAATGGCCTAAGAAAGAAGCACTAGGACATGAGCTTTACGGTAAAACCCTTGGCGTAATCGGTATGGGTAGGATTGGTAGAGAAGTCGCTAGAATAGCGTATTATGGCTTCAATATGAAGATCCTATACTACGATGTTGTTAGATGCTCTAAAGAATTTGAGGAAGAACTAAAAATGAAATATGTTGACCTCGACACGTTACTTAAAGAAAGCGATATTGTGACCATACATGTGCCGTTAGTCAAAGAAACATATCATCTCATTGATGAAAACAAGCTTAAGTTAATGAAGAAAACAGCTATTCTAATCAATACAGCTAGAGGAGCAGTTGTTGACACAAACGCTCTTGTGAAAGCATTAAAAGAAGGATGGATTGCTGGAGCAGGTCTCGACGTCTATGAAGAGGAGCCATTACCACCAGACCACCCATTAAGACAACTTGATAACGTTGTACTAACACCTCATATTGGCGCAAATACTTGGGAAGCACAAGAAAGAGCAGGCATGCAAATAGTTGAAAAAATAATTGAAATCCTCAAGAAGAAGACATAA